In the genome of Cryptomeria japonica chromosome 8, Sugi_1.0, whole genome shotgun sequence, one region contains:
- the LOC131046380 gene encoding uncharacterized protein LOC131046380 — protein sequence MAEFNFASAREIHHFFHSHILELTTFRGQGAIENYCRGCMRPIGEGLAYHCQPCNFLLHLTCSQIPQQITHPACGHVLHLLSQPWNYAPSACRCNACWQPITHGFSFHCSICWLDLHPSCANLPREINHPHHQRHNLFLLFIPPYQNRLFTCNVCHGVGGSWHYHCSECNYDSHVNCTQIPSIRESLLNEASEAVSRAYVNNGGGHMGRYMSTRSGPSHMERGFWEQQQRPPLQDPYINYGGHMAGYMSTRSGPGHLERGFWEHQQRPPFQDPYNNTRGNMFVRPVIGTIMHTVLGSILQAFMNPGGGGNGWGLDSFGDLSDIIGSLFGYGFY from the coding sequence ATGGCGGAATTCAACTTTGCAAGCGCAAGAGAGATTCATCACTTCTTCCATTCTCATATCCTGGAGCTCACTACATTCCGAGGGCAAGGGGCAATTGAGAACTACTGTAGAGGATGCATGAGACCCATTGGGGAAGGTTTGGCCTACCATTGTCAGCCCTGCAATTTTCTCCTTCACTTGACCTGCTCACAAATCCCTCAGCAAATCACTCATCCAGCTTGTGGTCACGTTCTTCATCTGCTGTCTCAGCCGTGGAATTATGCACCCTCAGCTTGCAGATGCAACGCATGTTGGCAACCCATTACCCATGGCTTCTCCTTCCACTGCTCTATTTGCTGGCTAGATCTGCATCCTTCGTGTGCAAATCTGCCCAGGGAAATCAATCATCCACATCATCAAAGACATAATTTGTTTCTCTTATTCATTCCACCCTATCAAAATAGACTTTTTACCTGTAATGTCTGCCACGGAGTTGGAGGTTCGTGGCACTATCACTGTTCTGAGTGCAACTATGATTCGCATGTGAACTGCACACAAATACCTTCCATCAGGGAATCTCTGCTGAATGAAGCTTCTGAAGCTGTAAGCCGGGCATATGTTAATAATGGTGGAGGGCATATGGGCCGGTATATGTCTACAAGATCAGGCCCCAGTCATATGGAGAGAGGTTTCTGGGAGCAGCAGCAACGTCCGCCACTCCAAGACCCATATATTAATTATGGAGGGCATATGGCCGGGTATATGTCTACAAGATCAGGCCCCGGTCATTTGGAGAGAGGTTTCTGGGAACATCAGCAACGTCCGCCATTCCAAGACCCATATAATAACACGAGGGGTAATATGTTTGTGAGGCCAGTGATCGGAACCATTATGCATACAGTGCTGGGGAGTATTTTACAAGCTTTTATGAATCCAGGTGGAGGAGGAAACGGATGGGGACTCGATAGTTTTGGGGATTTGTCTGATATTATTGGATCTCTGTTTGGATATGGATTCTATTAA